In Sphingobacterium thalpophilum, a genomic segment contains:
- a CDS encoding thioesterase family protein translates to MFVFDHQIRVRYAETDQMGYVYYGNYAAFYEIARTEMLRSTGISYKELEEMGVMLPVTEMKTKYLKPGKYDDLITIRVTIRQKPAVRIIFEYELFNESGELLNQGETTLVFVNMEKNRPCMPPQVFLDKMSNYFN, encoded by the coding sequence ATGTTTGTATTTGACCATCAGATTCGTGTCCGCTATGCAGAAACAGACCAAATGGGTTATGTTTATTATGGAAATTATGCTGCATTTTACGAAATAGCGCGGACTGAAATGCTGCGGAGCACGGGGATATCGTATAAGGAGCTGGAAGAAATGGGGGTCATGCTCCCCGTTACGGAGATGAAAACAAAATACCTAAAACCGGGCAAATACGATGATTTGATCACGATACGGGTAACAATCCGCCAGAAACCTGCCGTCCGTATTATTTTTGAATATGAACTGTTCAATGAAAGCGGAGAACTACTCAACCAGGGCGAGACAACTTTGGTCTTTGTCAACATGGAAAAAAATAGGCCTTGTATGCCGCCACAGGTTTTCTTGGATAAGATGAGTAACTATTTTAATTGA